The following are encoded together in the Streptomyces asoensis genome:
- the rsmI gene encoding 16S rRNA (cytidine(1402)-2'-O)-methyltransferase codes for MTATPGILVLAGTPIGDVSDAPPRLAEELAGADVIAAEDTRRLRRLTQALGVTPKGRVVSYFEGNESARTPDLVAELVGGARVLLVTDAGMPSVSDPGYRLVAAAVEQDVRVTAVPGPSAVLTALALSGLPVDRFCFEGFLPRKAGERLSRLREVAGERRTLVYFEAPHRLDDTLAAMAEVFGADRRAAVCRELTKTYEEVKRGPLGDLARWAAEGVRGEITVVVTGAPEPGPQELDPAELVRRVRVREEAGERRKEAIAAVAAEAGLPKREVFDAVVEAKNSGSL; via the coding sequence GTGACAGCTACGCCCGGAATCCTCGTTCTCGCCGGTACCCCCATCGGTGATGTCTCCGACGCACCGCCCCGGCTCGCCGAGGAGCTGGCCGGCGCCGATGTCATCGCCGCCGAGGACACGCGCCGGCTGCGCCGGCTGACCCAGGCGCTCGGGGTGACGCCCAAGGGCCGCGTCGTGTCCTACTTCGAGGGCAACGAGTCGGCCCGCACCCCCGACCTGGTCGCGGAACTGGTGGGCGGCGCGCGCGTGCTGCTCGTCACCGACGCGGGGATGCCGTCGGTCTCCGACCCCGGCTACCGGCTGGTGGCCGCGGCCGTCGAGCAGGACGTCCGGGTCACCGCCGTCCCCGGCCCGTCCGCGGTGCTCACCGCGCTGGCCCTGTCCGGACTGCCCGTCGACCGGTTCTGCTTCGAGGGGTTCCTGCCGAGGAAGGCGGGGGAGCGGCTGTCGCGGCTGCGCGAGGTGGCCGGCGAACGGCGCACCCTCGTCTACTTCGAGGCCCCGCACCGGCTGGACGACACCCTCGCGGCGATGGCGGAGGTGTTCGGCGCGGACCGGCGGGCCGCCGTGTGCCGTGAGCTGACGAAGACGTACGAAGAGGTGAAGCGCGGCCCGCTCGGCGATCTCGCGCGGTGGGCGGCCGAGGGCGTACGGGGCGAGATCACCGTCGTCGTCACGGGCGCGCCCGAGCCCGGGCCGCAGGAGCTGGACCCGGCGGAGCTGGTGCGCCGGGTGCGGGTGCGCGAGGAGGCGGGCGAGCGCCGCAAGGAGGCCATCGCGGCGGTGGCGGCGGAGGCCGGACTGCCCAAGCGCGAGGTGTTCGACGCGGTGGTGGAAGCGAAGAACTCCGGCTCTCTGTGA